In Plasmodium cynomolgi strain B DNA, scaffold: 0733, whole genome shotgun sequence, the genomic window ACACAGAATTGACATAATTTCATcaaaagatatttttataatagtaattatttaaacgttaaaatgcacatatttaacatattttattatacttaCTATgataatatacaaaaatcgCTATTCAAGAATTCTAATATGCGTTAGAGGTTCTTTTAGAGAAACGAAAATTCTCTGAAATATAATTGATAAAACAGTAGATATTTAAACAGTAAGGGTTTAAaagcatattatttttgaattattctaaaaaatgtCATCGGGACCTAGAtctacaaattttttagtaattttcatttgaaTTTACTCTAATGAATTATTAGATGTTATGATATCTTTTAATATACGGTTTTTACATAAAGAGAACAAAAGAAATTGTAGAgggaacaaatatttatgtacaaatattatttactttttatgtagGAATTATTACAGAAATCTAGAAAAGACTTCCTCTCAGAAAGTATTTATGATGCTATGGATAAGGTATCTTCGAACCTTCATTATTATAATTGgaaatgtaataatattaGTGTAAGGATAAAGAATAATGAcaaggaaaatgaagaggtATATAATAAGGTACAGGAAAAGGTAACAgaaattaagaaaatttgtaaaaatatcgtggcatatttatatcattatttAACATGGTATATTCGAGATTCTGAATACGATGGATGTAttctattaaatttttggGTATACAGTAAATTGGAAAGTATTTTTGGTTCTAATAATCTTTCTACTATTCTTCTAGCTTTTGCCCCACTCCAACAGATATGGCATGATGTTGTTGATAAACGACATAACCCTCGCTATAGAATATGTCAGCCAGATAGTACTACCATTATGCAAAAAGAttggaaggaaagaaaaaattgtacgatTATTATGTTGATTATCAGAACATTGCTTTTCTGGCtaacaaaaatgattatgataaatgcacatattatgataaaattaaagaaatggTTTCATTATATGAATACTTTGAGAGtgaatgtaaaaagaaattacacATGTCCACCTTTCTATGAACAACACAAGCTTTATGATCCTAAAAGCTTGTTATCTAAATTACAATGTGACAGTAAACTGGAAGTGACAAAATTTGGCGCTGCAGGGGATACCACTTTATCCAGTATGCATGTGGGTTCACAACATCCACCTCCAGGCCCCACAGAACGACTTCTAATTCATACAGTTGATTTTGCAGATGATTCTGATTCCCAGTTAGGTAGTGAATATTCCAAAACTGGAACAAAAGTTACTCATTCAATTATTGGCGCAACTCCAGTATTATT contains:
- a CDS encoding CYIR protein (putative;~vir-type antigen); translated protein: MDKVSSNLHYYNWKCNNISVRIKNNDKENEEVYNKVQEKVTEIKKICKNIVAYLYHYLTWYIRDSEYDGCILLNFWVYSKLESIFGSNNLSTILLAFAPLQQIWHDVVDKRHNPRYRICQPDSTTIMQKDWKERKNCTIIMLIIRTLLFWLTKMIMINAHIMIKLKKWFHYMNTLRVNVKRNYTCPPFYEQHKLYDPKSLLSKLQCDSKLEVTKFGAAGDTTLSSMHVGSQHPPPGPTERLLIHTVDFADDSDSQLGSEYSKTGTKVTHSIIGATPVLLPATMLYRVPGFVGSLEAEKIVRIPWMYFHLIHKKQVICFLKTQQTIYLINLYKFYY